Proteins found in one Lates calcarifer isolate ASB-BC8 linkage group LG8, TLL_Latcal_v3, whole genome shotgun sequence genomic segment:
- the ccdc69 gene encoding coiled-coil domain-containing protein 69 encodes MGCTHSKKKSKGKKGEKTQKDKSRQDEGDKRASAEQDVCLEKQLERFEWQLRILKEVLSANGNPERAELLKDHADEDVCALVLSILDKVKTETTADLNVLHEQRSKTATEEHERRVEELQKKHEQEKNQLTEKFHAAENILKGKVEELTAELQVYNELKRRVEESTFKKDLQRNIQAHGSPGAFWESEQESLLFVIEMKNERVQEQSRKLQQMDDLVEKNLSLEDQIIHILQQNEDLRVRIDNCQTLIQQLSKEQQDMKVALERQVAINQNLSQEKEQLMFKLRHRDSCPTIHLPTMVQEIAPR; translated from the exons AAGAAAAGCAAAGGCAAGAAGggagagaagacacagaaagacaagagCCGCCAAGATGAAGGAG ATAAACGTGCGTCGGCTGAGCAGGACGTCTGTCTGGAGAAGCAGCTGGAGCGGTTTGAGTGGCAGCTGAGGATTTTAAAGGAAGTGCTCTCAGCCAACGGGAACCCGGAGAGGGCGGAGCTCCTGAAAGACCACGCCGACGAAGACGTGTGCGCCCTGGTCCTGAGCATCCTCGATAAG gtgaaaacagAGACGACGGCTGATTTAAACGTCCTGCATGAGCAGAGAAGTAAAACGGCTACTGAGGAACATGAGAGACGCGTGGAAG agctgcagaaaaaacacGAACAGGAGAAAAATCAACTGACAGAAAAGTTTCACGCTGCTGAGAACATCCtgaag GGTAAAGTGGAGGAGCTGACGGCGGAGCTTCAGGTTTACAACGAGCTGAAGAGGAGAGTCGAAGAATCAACGTTCAAGAAGGAcctgcagagaaacatacag GCTCACGGCAGCCCAGGGGCATTCTGGGAGTCGGAGCAGgagtctctgctgtttgtcattgAGATGAAGAATGAGCGAGTgcaggagcagagcaggaagctgcagcagatggaCGATCTG GTGGAGAAGAATTTGTCTTTGGAGGATCAGATCATCCACATCCTGCAGCAGAACGAGGATCTCAGAGTCCGGATCGACAACTGCCAGACTCTGATTCA GCAATTATCGAAGGAGCAGCAGGACATGAAGGTGGCGCTGGAGAGGCAGGTAGCCATAAACCAGAATCTTTCTCAGGAAAAAGAGCAGCTGATGTTCaaactgagacacagagactcGTGTCCGACCATCCACCTGCCGACCATGGTGCAGGAGATCGCACCGAGATGA
- the emx3 gene encoding empty spiracles homeobox 3: MFQHSNNKKCFTIESLVGKEANSHHSSSGGGGGGGGSGDEPIRPTALRFPESLHPAAAAAAGVFGSCFQGSSGRTLYSAGPDMVLQEPGTHTQSPGGLPLHPLQIPPQSFFSPQHRDALSFYPWVLRSRYLGHRFQGEDSSPENLLLHGPFSRKPKRIRTAFSPSQLLRLERAFEKNHYVVGAERKQLASGLCLTETQVKVWFQNRRTKHKRQKLEEESPDAQQKRKGSQHVSRWRAATQQAGGEDVDVISED, encoded by the exons ATGTTCCAGCACAGCAATAACAAGAAATGCTTCACCATCGAGTCTCTGGTGGGGAAGGAGGCGAACAGCCACCACAGCAGCAGCGgtggcggcggtggcggcggcggctCGGGGGATGAGCCCATCCGGCCCACAGCGCTCAGGTTCCCGGAGTCCCTGCACCCGGCCGCCGCCGCAGCCGCCGGTGTCTTCGGCTCCTGCTTCCAGGGAAGCAGCGGGAGGACTTTGTACTCTGCCGGGCCGGACATGGTGCTGCAGGAGCCCGGGACGCACACGCAGAGCCCGGGCGGGCTGCCGCTGCACCCGCTGCAGATCCCCCCGCAGAGCTTCTTCAGTCCGCAGCACCGGGACGCGCTCAGCTTCTACCCCTGGGTGCTGCGGAGCCGGTACCTGGGACACCGCTTCCAAG gggAGGACAGCAGCCCGGAGAACCTGCTGCTTCACGGTCCGTTCTCCAGGAAACCCAAACGGATCCGGACGGCGTTCTCCCCGTCTCAGCTGCTCCGTCTGGAACGAGCCTTCGAGAAGAACCACTACGTGGTCGGAGCCGAGAGGAAGCAGCTCGCCAGCGGGCTGTGTCTGACCGAGACGCAG GTGAAGGTGTGGTTTCAGAACCGCAGGACGAAGCACAAGCGTCAGAAGTTGGAGGAAGAGTCTCCCGACGCTCAGCAGAAGAGGAAGGGCAGTCAGCACGTCAGCCGCTGGAGAGCAGCCACGCAGCAGGCCGGAGGCGAGGACGTGGACGTCATCAGCGAGGACTAG